In Xenorhabdus nematophila ATCC 19061, one DNA window encodes the following:
- a CDS encoding type 1 fimbrial protein, with protein MLRKMTTFLFISLSYPGMVYSLPTSSSGLIHFQGAIVDPPCQFNWEEEHIEMACWYDGEQLKQEKVIEYKKESKSPLSIEKNIGTKEVKWLGENKKLGLITVTYH; from the coding sequence ATGTTACGAAAAATGACGACTTTCTTGTTTATCTCTTTATCTTATCCCGGAATGGTGTATTCTTTGCCAACTTCAAGTTCTGGTTTGATTCATTTTCAGGGGGCTATTGTTGATCCTCCTTGCCAATTTAATTGGGAAGAAGAACATATTGAAATGGCTTGTTGGTATGATGGGGAGCAACTCAAACAAGAGAAAGTCATTGAGTATAAAAAAGAGAGCAAGTCTCCATTATCCATCGAAAAGAATATTGGAACAAAAGAAGTTAAATGGTTAGGGGAAAATAAAAAATTAGGTTTGATTACTGTAACTTATCACTAA